The Vespula pensylvanica isolate Volc-1 chromosome 22, ASM1446617v1, whole genome shotgun sequence sequence ATTAAGTATTACACTTGTGTTTTActctcttttaaatataagataaataaataactacacacttgaaaatattgtatatctcCACCAACTTCTATAATTACTCTTCCAGGTTTAATCGGAGTAACGTAATGATCTATTGATCCCTTACCAGCTCCCATACGTGAACCTTGGCTCTGTACAAGACGATCGTATTAATCGCGTAATATGTAGTAAGTAAATAACAcccaagttttttctttttttatacaaccTTCTTAGTAACAGGCTGCCATGGTGCATCAACACGCCAGAtagcaaatatattattaaaatcaaaattacgCAAAAGTGTCATGCGTATCATTTCAAAATGACCATATTTTAATCTTCCACCTCCTGTAGCCTGTAATTCGTACATGGGCATAagttttaaacaattttattatccgcctgttttaataatattttttatcattcaacATATTAAATTCTTCCTATCATTACATTAGATATAAACTTACTACAATTCCATACTGTTTATGTAATAAAGTATTGTGTATAGTTTCTAGTCCACGCATAAGTCTTAACTTCTTTTGCATTTTAAAAGGACGTAAATTTGATGGATATTGCGGCACTTTTTCCATAATTTtaagtttatttttctcaGGATATTCGACATCTTAAAGAAATACAtcgatatttgttattttactaACGCGAACAAACTTATATAAGGTTAGTAACAATGAACTCACTTTCAATTTTTACAGGTGGATTGTACActtttaatccttttctttgGATAAATATCACAGCAGAGTTATTTGCtatttaaacgaaagaagaatattacaatttatcgCATTGAAACATTAACGTAACTTAAATCATAACCTTAAACATAACCTTAGATTATTTATGCTTTTTGTTACTTACTCGAAAGGAATGATCGTACTGTATTTCTTAAAGTCTGCATGatcgtaaatttataattaactaatgtttaatttataatttatattataaatataattcatataaatgaaATCTTAAATGGACCAAACAATTGGTCCAATACAAGCACGTAATCCCTTTTCTAAAATCCTTCGAATCAGCATTCAGAACGAATGCTACTACGagtaacttttcttttattatcgaatgtTTATCATATCGTTGTTTATATTAGgaacatatttaataatgaaaaaagagtaTAGCAAATTTTCGAgtatcgaaataattcaaaaaaagcGTTCATTATtccattaaattataattaaatcattaatcaaaaatctgatagaaaattataaaactaagAAAAAACACCAGATTTACGAGAATGTTCATTGGCTTTTTGCATGAAAACGTAATAGTGACAATTAGATCGTATTaacgaaacattaaaaatctttctctttttttttcgtaataacgctaagaaataaagaagggaTCGTTTCGGGATAATCTTATAAAgatctatttgaaaatatctgtttgaaaattaatttatgaaatatttactttatctaGTGAATGTAACTAAAAATAGTGTCTACAGAGATTCAATTGACTCACGTAGCAGCATGACACGAGTTTTGTGGTTCCGGAGCTCAAGCGAGCAATGAAAAGAGTGACAAAACAGAAAGTGAACGAACCGTGTTCCATGAGAGCGTGTGCGATTGCACACAGTGTTATGTCTTGACTTGCTTTATTATCGAGTCTTGTAATTTTTACAACTTTCCGctaggaaaataaataaacaataaaaggAGGACGGCTGTGTAATCCGTGTATTgttgaaaatagataaagattcGAGATGGCCGGTGCAATGTTGTTTGAGCGGGCACAAGCTGTATCGATGACAAATCGCAGCGAAGGTATTTCTCTACTAAATGAGATCGTATCCGATCCTAATATCGGTCTCGCCGAAGATGACGAAGAAAGCATTAGGGTCAAGGAGCAGGGTATATTACATCTTGGTgaactttataaaaaagaggGCAAGGCAAAAGAGTTAGCCGAACTTATTAAAGCAACTAGACCCTTTCTTAGTCTCATAAGCAAAGCCAAAGCTGCTAAGCTCGTAAGATCTTTAGTAGACTTCTTCCTGGACTTGGAGGCTGGAATTGGTATAGAGGTAATCGTCGATAACTGTTACTTTAATGATAGAGAGACGTTTAGAATATTGTTTAATGTAGTTTGTTTAGGTTAAAAAAGCCCTTTAAATATAAGCTGAATTCTATTAGTTCTTTGATCAAATGTGcatcgtattttctttattggcgatgtattttgtaaaattatatatatatatatatatatgtgtgttgaTTATATACTgacgaaagaatttctttatttaggTACAATTGTGCAAAGAATGTATAGAGTGGGCAAAAGAAGAACGTAGGACATTTTTAAGGCAATCATTAGAAGCACGATTAATAGCTCTTTATTTCGATACTGGCATGTTCAGTGAAGCTTTGCAATTGGGTTCTGCTCTTCTCAAAGAACTTAAAAAGTTAGATGACAAACAATTGCTTGTCGAGGTTCAATTATTAGAGAGCAAAACATATCATGCATTAAGTAATTTAGCTAAAGCAAGGGCGGCCCTTACTAGTGCTAGAACTACTGCCAATGCAATTTATTGTCCACCAAAAATGCAGGCTGCTTTGGATCTACAATCTGGAATTTTACACGCTGCTGATGAACGTGATTTTAAAACTGCCTATTCGTACTTTTATGAAGCATTCGAAGGGTAAAATAAttagttaatatttatattacttttgtattagtgcaaattaataattacgatttgacaatgataaataataattgtataaatttatctaatatttatgatttcattatatattctattataggTATGATAGTGTTGAAAGTCCTAAAGCATTAACGGCATTGAAATACATGTTATTGTCTAAGATCATGTTGCGTACACCCGAAGATGTTCAATCTATTATGTCTGGAAAATTAGCTGTCAAATATGCTGGACGTGATTTGGATGCTATGCGTGCTGTTGCTGAAGCCAGCCATCGACGTTCTCTGGCTGACTTTCAAACAGCGGTTAAACAATACCGACAAGAATTGGAGGATGACGTAATTGTGCGTGCTCATCTAGGTTCTCTTTACGATGCTATGTTAGAACAGAATTTGTGTCGTTTGGTTGAACCTTATTCTCGTGTACAGGTACAATATTGTATGAATGATAGAAATCTATTATTGAAATAGTTAACTATTCTAATTATGGTAACTTGCTTTTAGGTGAGTCATATTTCTTCATGCATATCTTTACCTCTTGCACAAGTAGAAAAGAAGTTGTCGCAGATGATAttggataaaaaattgaaagggGTCCTTGATCAAGGAGAAGGAGTTTTAATTGTATTCGAAGATACACCTCGTGACAAAACATACGAAATTGCGTTAGAAACAATACACAGCATGGGAAAAGTAGTCGACACGCTTTACCAGAAAGCCAAGAAACTTACCTAGCCCTgtttaacatatatttatataagcaaagtttattataattattcttatcattatACTTAGTTTCTGGtcataaaatacaaattaattgtTTCCTTTACATCTAACATAAAGCAGCTGAAGGTATTGCAATACAAATTATTCATTTGCCACTTCATTCTTGCggatatattgtaattaataatagttaaaaatattttgtaagtaATAAATCTGAAATGATTAACTTACATGAGTCCTGATTTATTATCTTACTCATTGGTATACTTTGTCACGAgtacatacaatttttaattgatttatcatGTTGTTacttaattagaaaataaactaTTTAACGTGTGAAATGTAAATCATGAAtaataacttatttatttcatcaGATCCCTTTTGTAACAATAATGTAACAATTATCATTCAGCTTGgtttttttactctttatatatctatttttttttttttatatatatctactttttttatatacttactatTTCCAtgtactaaatatatatatatatacatattgaatTTCGAATcgtatatcaaaaattaaataatttttcatacattATTCCACTTCCTTTGATCCCAAATATAGAGTATGAatcattttagaaataataataatatccttttatatttttatctctcaggtcgtaagaagaaaaattcattcaaaatttactatgtatgtacgtaaaaaCGGCTAGATACTTTTttgtgaatttttatataatcgaattttcttttatatacaacAAGCGTACATTTTCCTTACATATTTGTACGTGGTATCGTATtctaaatacaaataaaaaatttaacatctTATCCACGATCAGTTTTCAAATCATTAACGACAAGTAATATTAAAGATTCTCATTTGATGTCGCAGTACGTATAGGTAGGCTCACTTCCTGTTTGAAGTTGCACGTTTTAACAAAGAAGTAGTGTGATTGTACTtaataaagctttttttttataaaacgtataatGGCGGATGCTACAGCAGAAAAGGTAAATTGTTTACTCCtttaaaacgttttattatcgtcgtagaaaatattaagagaTAAATTTTCGTTATCGTTAATTCGTCAGAACTATTAACGTGTTTAGGTTAAGTCGTCTAATTCACCGGCTTTATGTTGACTCAAATAactctttcatttattataatatctaatcgATAGAATTAGTCgaaatctttatttaattcaatgcttgatcgttcgataaaacatTAATTGTTATCTCAAATGTATATGATTTCGTTGTATCTGTAGATTCGTATTCGCATATGTATTTACAGCACGTGTGCGTGTATTCGTGCGAGGTACTCGCGCGCGCGATTTCGCATACATTTCTATACATTGTAATAATGCTCAACCTTTATGCGATATAAGTAAatgagaattttattatcgagttTATGACagctaatttatttaaaataattacatattaatgaAACGATATAATTCTTTGTCGTTCTTTAAGTTGATATTCCAAAGATTGAACCAAAAACTctaaataaacgattatacTGTTAATGAATATAATCATACCTTTGttagaaaatcatttataataatcgtatgTTAAGATCATTCGTTTATAGAAATACGagtaaatttcatttgattttttctttaataattgtaaGTTTTACTTAGACACAAAATATATGTTAAGTTTAAGACTTGTATGTTCCTTATTGCTTTGtcattatatacgtattagtCAGCTAtttcatagaaagaaaataaagcatTTTCTGAGGTGACTGTTATATACCTGTGAAGTCTGATATTTATTGACAATTTCTAAACAAATGAAGATTTTATAACCTttcacttttaattattttatcatcatgtgaatttgtatttttgtaataaattttgtaaatttaagtTTATAACATATACAAAGATTTTCGACAATAGgcataaatcatttaaatttataataaatgataccAACACTGCTGCAATCCATTTCTAAAAATGAATCGATACTGTCAAAAGATTCGTTTTCAGAAAGACAAGATCTTATTAACAATGAGTCAAAAAAGGTTTGCATTAATGtttgtaatagtagtaattttaatatatatcttaatattataaattatttgtatatgaaattaaatttaaggACAACcaatttaattgtaaaaaaaattttgaacatattattttgaatctGTATTAAATGAATCACGTGCACACATTTACCCTTTAAGTTTATCTTACAGGTTCAAGAATACAAGGATTCTCTTAAAACTAAGGTAAACCTCTTTTACCCATTGTGTGTAAGTAACttgattcgtttttttttttttactgaaatATGGAAACatcacttttttattattttgataatcagttattaattactatataatatataaaacgaatcaagtaatacatatgtataaaattggTACAACATGTGTAATATCGTGTATACAATCTTTATGTGTCATTCAGGCAGAACAGCTATTAATAACAGGATTCCCAGAGaagatcgtaaaattaaatgaattattggAAACACCTGGTTTCCGTAATCGCAAATTGACAGATGTTCATCAAGACTTAAATGTGCCCATTCCAGACCCTATAGTTCTTAATCATTCCGAAGATGGAcctattacgaaaaaaattaaaatggacAATAGTGTGGATGAAACTAGCGGAACCAAAGTTATGATTCTTCCTAATGGACCAGTACCATGTAATAAACCTTTATGTGAATTAATTCATGTGGTAAAACCATATATCAGACAACTCTTGGAGGATTCTAATCTGGTACGACAAGACGATTgtagttttttaattaatacgattcAATCATTAGTCtgtatttgaataatttggtttcgttaaatttttagtTGAAAATGTGGATTTCATTTTTGATTCCAAAAATTGAAGACGGTAATAATTTTGGTGTATCAATTCAAGAAGATACGCTTGCAGAAATACAATCTGTAGAGAGTGAGGCTGCTGCATTCTTTGATCAAATTTCTAGGTGCGtgttactttattttctgtCTTTATAATTGTATGAAAACtagatatatatgtctttttatttttgttctctcagGTATTTTATCTCTCGAGGAAAAATTGTTAGTAAAGTTGCAAAATATCCACACATTATTGATTATAGAAGAGCGATCCAAGAAttagatgaaaaagaatatgtgaGTTTATGGCTTGTAATGTGTGAAGTCCGCAATCGCTACTGTTCATTACATGATCTCGTCATCAAAAACttggaaaaaatcaaaaaaccACGCTCTTCCAATGCGCAATCTCTCTACTAAATATATGAGTATTCCCTGTATATGTGTACAGGATGGTCGAAGTGCAAAAATAATCGCATTAAAGGAGCGTGCCTAAAACTTCATGATAGGAGAGAATAAAGCTCAACCATTGCCATCCGCGCTACCATCTTAGATATTGACTCTAATGCCTTGACATTAGTCCATCATTCTTTCGACCAATTATAGTACTATGGATAAACCACATAGTTGCCTCACACACATTACATGGAGAATATGTTTTAGCTTATTTATATGCAGAAAGGTTGATGTAGCTGAGATTATTGTATACAGTAATAAGAAAGAGCATCGAAACCTAATATCGTTCAATACTTTCTTGACACTTATGCTGAATCGTATGGTTCTATATTCAGATCATCATTAGAGTGCTCCTATACACTTATCACTGATGTTACACATTCaggaatttcattcgatttgcTTTTCTGATTCCTTACATCAATTTTATCGACGGATTAAATGGTATAGTGAATTTGTACTACtggatagaaaaattaaagcatTTTTATGAGGAAACATTTTAAACACCATCGTATTGAATTTAGAATGATCAAAGGTATGATctataatttacattaataaaaatatcaaaatatgaaTCGAAgcataatgtaaaaaagataaaatgaactTTCTTGTCATTGGTGATTCGTGTATCATTTATAGCTGTATAAAGTAGAATATGGAATAAATATGTGCAACTTTATGGTTGGTGTGTTATACActactattaataattcagTATTTACACTTATTATCATGAATGCAACTTttgctttaatatttttacattatttgaGGCGTAATGATGGATGATATGGcaagattaaaaagatttaccCAATGTCTCAATAAATGATACATGAAATGTCATATATCATTGATCTTTAATGAGTTAATTTAAACTTGTGAATGTATTAAAAGCGGCACAACcagattatttaaataaaatttcttcagtAAATAATACAGTTTTTTTAGCCGTGGTATAAAGTTTAATTAACTACTGtttctttgattttgtttagcattttctatttcttctctgtATATGAAGATGATAAGTTTAAAGAGGAaacataaaaatgttatttacattttactgagattgtaaataatatattatcttgtacacataattgaatattttggAATGACAAAAAGACAATTTGTACGCTCcttggggaaaaaaagaaaaaaaaaaaaaaaaaaaaaaaatatgtatacatcatTGTAAACCATTTTGTGTCTTTTAAAAAGGATAGTCAATTGATGTACCAAGAATTTAACGTagtattcattatattttttgtcataATGCATCTTATATCATTCATGATTCTTTTTGCTTATTTTGTTCATTACTGTAATggaataaacaattatttcatttattacaaatggaaaacttaaaaagaaagtttatgtATTTTGTATCAATCTTGATCAGTTACAAGCATTGTagtaattattcaattttgaaattatcgagataatattaataaaataagactTCACATTCAATATCTGATATATGTAACTTCATTTTAAGATATAAGTTTGTGTCTCTTGcctttcaatattctttttacatcattttaattaatcctctgtacgttcatttttttttttttttcctaaataTTTACTCAATAAGTGTACTAGCGAATATATTAAACGCCGGATTAACAGAAGATTCTCTGCTTCTGTTTTtaccaaaagaaatattactaaATCTTAATTTGAATGtttttagaaatatcgatatttattatatcggttaataaatattttattgcaaatgacgtttcttgataaattttgataacatTAAGTTgagatttaatattacatctttaaattgcaatttttttgaatgatcgattattaaagaatttgaATCAGTCGGTATTACAGAACGTACTTTAATTAATTGTGCAATGATTGCACTATATTGTTTgtaattcgttttatataattttctatgtcATTCTAAAGCacaacatatattatatcttgtatatatacacactcacacacacacacacacgtttatttttataaaattttataggcaggtattaaatatttttttataacagcCTTTTACTATATCAGTTTGCTTATGtagtaaaatatgtatttatgaaaGCTTTAAATTGTATGTTACTACTTGTATTTATTGTCTtgacgaattaaaaattaatcattaagaCAATAAGTTGTATTGTaacaattattgaaaaaattattacgtacttacttaaccatgtaatttttcataaaataattaaagttcCCTACAAAGTAATATTtgaattacttttatattttcaatgccTTTCGTGAAAAAgcaattaacaatattttacgaaagaagTGATACGttttttttgaatatcttaaaagaattatgaaataattataattatgaactaatattaaaaat is a genomic window containing:
- the LOC122636507 gene encoding proteasome activator complex subunit 3, translated to MADATAEKVQEYKDSLKTKAEQLLITGFPEKIVKLNELLETPGFRNRKLTDVHQDLNVPIPDPIVLNHSEDGPITKKIKMDNSVDETSGTKVMILPNGPVPCNKPLCELIHVVKPYIRQLLEDSNLLKMWISFLIPKIEDGNNFGVSIQEDTLAEIQSVESEAAAFFDQISRYFISRGKIVSKVAKYPHIIDYRRAIQELDEKEYVSLWLVMCEVRNRYCSLHDLVIKNLEKIKKPRSSNAQSLY
- the LOC122636543 gene encoding 39S ribosomal protein L16, mitochondrial, which produces MQTLRNTVRSFLSTNNSAVIFIQRKGLKVYNPPVKIENVEYPEKNKLKIMEKVPQYPSNLRPFKMQKKLRLMRGLETIHNTLLHKQYGIVATGGGRLKYGHFEMIRMTLLRNFDFNNIFAIWRVDAPWQPVTKKSQGSRMGAGKGSIDHYVTPIKPGRVIIEVGGDIQYFQVEKVLKDIAAKCPFKAMAVSQEILDKMAKKEKQEEENNLNPWTWKYIIQNNIGGCHNWISPFDKLWYTKYV
- the LOC122636539 gene encoding 26S proteasome non-ATPase regulatory subunit 11, with protein sequence MAGAMLFERAQAVSMTNRSEGISLLNEIVSDPNIGLAEDDEESIRVKEQGILHLGELYKKEGKAKELAELIKATRPFLSLISKAKAAKLVRSLVDFFLDLEAGIGIEVQLCKECIEWAKEERRTFLRQSLEARLIALYFDTGMFSEALQLGSALLKELKKLDDKQLLVEVQLLESKTYHALSNLAKARAALTSARTTANAIYCPPKMQAALDLQSGILHAADERDFKTAYSYFYEAFEGYDSVESPKALTALKYMLLSKIMLRTPEDVQSIMSGKLAVKYAGRDLDAMRAVAEASHRRSLADFQTAVKQYRQELEDDVIVRAHLGSLYDAMLEQNLCRLVEPYSRVQVSHISSCISLPLAQVEKKLSQMILDKKLKGVLDQGEGVLIVFEDTPRDKTYEIALETIHSMGKVVDTLYQKAKKLT